From a region of the Gossypium raimondii isolate GPD5lz chromosome 10, ASM2569854v1, whole genome shotgun sequence genome:
- the LOC105775116 gene encoding uncharacterized protein LOC105775116 produces MSVLNRSYSYSKVNKEDPDEIIHRRAQFLIYKVLEQADSRRKPSFFRIKLCRLKLKIGRKLKKLKKTAMVSISGLRVDVYRQVFNQLKTWRRLFNRGGNDHGTIAAAIHRPLLT; encoded by the coding sequence ATGTCTGTTTTGAACAGATCATATAGTTATTCAAAGGTGAATAAAGAAGACCCAGATGAGATAATCCATAGACGAGCTCAGTTCTTGATTTACAAAGTGCTAGAACAAGCTGATTCTAGAAGAAAACCATCGTTCTTTCGAATCAAATTATGTAGGCTGAAGCTGAAGATTGgtagaaaattgaagaaattgaagaaaactGCGATGGTCAGTATTTCTGGTTTAAGAGTTGATGTTTACAGACAGGTTTTTAATCAGTTGAAAACTTGGAGACGATTGTTTAACCGTGGTGGTAATGATCATGGAACCATTGCTGCCGCCATTCATCGTCCTTTGCTCACTTAA